AAGTACCAGGACCTCCGGTACGGGGAGAACCCTCACCAGCGCGGGGCCCTCTACGTGGACGAACTGGAGGCCTGGCACCGCTGGTCCCTTCCCGAGCAGCTCCACGGCAAGGAACTCTCCTACAACAACCTGCTGGACCTGGACGCGGCCGTCGGGCTGGTGGGGGATTTCACGGGGTGCGCCTGCACCGTGGTCAAGCACGGGAACCCCTGCGGGGCCGCCCTGGGCCGGGACCCCGGCGACGCCTTCCTGCGGGCGCTCCGGACGGACCCGGATTCCGCCTTCGGTTCCATCGTCGCGTTCAACCGGCCCGTGGACGAGGCCTGCGCCGCCGAGATCGCCCGGATCTTCGTGGAGGTGGCGGCGGCCCCCGCCTTCACCGACGGGGCCCGGGAGATCCTGTGCCGGCGGAAGAACCTCCGGGTGCTTCTCTGCGCCGACGCCGGGTCCCCGCGGCCGGCCGGGCTGCGGGTGCGGACCCTCGCCTTCGGGGCCCTGGTCCAGGAGGAGGACGTGGTTGTGCCCGCACCGGAGGACCTCCGGACCGTCACCCGCAAGACCGTTCCGCCCGAGTTGCTGGACGACCTGCGCTTCGCCTGGACCTGCGCCAAGCACGTCCGGTCCAACGCGGTGGTCACGGCGCGGGACGGTCGGCTTCTCGGGGTCGGGGCCGGCCAGATGAGCCGGGTGGACTCGGCCCGGCTGTCGGTGAGCAAGTCGCGGGAGCCCCTCGCCGGCGCCGTCATGGCGTCCGACGCGTTCATCCCCTTCCGCGACACCGTGGACATCGCCGCCGACGCCGGCGTCGTCGCCGTCATCCAGACCGGCGGGTCCATCCGCGACGAGGAGGTCATCGCCGCGGCCGACGAACGCGGGATCGCCATGGTGTTCACCGGCATGCGGCATTTCCGGCATTGAACCTTGATGACCCCGCAATAGCCCGGATTGTGATCTCACGGAGGCACGGAGAAGAATCAGAAGGATTGTGGATTCTATTAAGTCAATTACCCTCGCCTTCAGGCGAGGGCAATTGACTTCGGGGCAATATAAATTCAATACCGGAAACGGAGGTACCAAACATGTCGAGATCCTACATCGTCATCCAGTCATCCGAGCAGTCGGATTTCGAGGCGCAGGCGGAGAATGCGATCCGGGCCGGGTACGTTCCCCAGGGCGGTGTTCACACCGTCTTTTTCCAGGGGCCGCCGGAACGCCCATACTGTTACATGTATTTCCAGGCCATGGTCTACGCGCCGTACCTGGATGCCCTGAAAAAGGCCCGGAAGGACCAGGAGAAGCAGGCCCGGAAAGGCCAGGCGCGCTGAGCGGGGCGAGCCCGTCACCCCGACCCGCCAGGCGCGGGCTGTCGATCTTCCATGAGAAGTTAACGCTCCCCTGGGCGGTGGTAAATAAAGAAGGGGGCTCCGAATGGCGCCCCCCCTTCTCTTTGGTGCAGCGCCTCCCGGCAGGAGGCGCGTACTTCAGTTGATGGCGTCGGGCTCCACCAGGAGCCAGTAGCCGTTGCTCCGGAACCAGCCGATGTCGAGAAGGCTGACGCCGATGGTGTAGGTCCCGGCGTTGAGTTCGACCTCGATGTACTCCGGCCCCGGGACCCCGTTGAGGGCCGACCCCACCACGTTCCAGCCCGTGTCGAAGAGGTAGAGGTCCATGTCGCAGTAGCGGCTGTCCGGGTAGAGGCTGAGGAGGTAGCGCCCTGTGCGGGGCACCTGGAAGCGGTAGAGGTCCTCCACCGTGTCGGTGTAGCCGCCCCCGATGTCGAAGTAGAACCACCCCGAGTCCCCGGGGCCGACGAAGCCGCGGACCTCGACGGGGAACAGGGAAAGAACGTTCGGGGTCTCGCGGTAGCCGTTGTTGGCGTCGTCGGTCTCGTCCTGGATGGGCAGGTAGCGCTGGGCGGGCACCGCCGAGAAGAAACGGGAGTCGGTGGTGCTGAAGATCTCGTAAGCGTATCCGCCCTTGCCGCTCTCGACGGTGAGATAACCGCCGATCTGGGGCCACGGCCCGTCCGTGATCCACTCGTTGAGCAGGCCCAGGCGCCTCTGCCCGGCGCCCTCCGTCACCGTCTGGTCGTCCGTGCGGTTGCCGTTGGGGTCCCAGACGTCGAGTCGGACGGCGTTGGCGGTCTCGAGGCTGAGGACGGCCAGGCCGGTCACGTAACCGATCCCGCCGGCCATGCCCTGGGCCACGTGGGACATCAGGTTGTAGTAGAGCGGGTGCCACTGGAGGGGCAGGGTGGTCTGGAGGAGGTGGTAACCCGGGTCCCCGAAGGTGGTGGCGCCGATGAGGGGCCGGTCGCTGCTGACCCGGACCCACCCGTCGGTGACGCCGGCGGAGGGGAATCCGAACTCGGCGGGGGTGAGGTCCACCACCCGGTTGTACCAGCCGGGGATGGCGTAGCTCCTGGGCTGTCCGACCGGGGCCCCGTTGGCGTTGTAGAGGGTCACGGTGAGGTTGGCGGTCTGGTCGTTGGGGTTGACCAGGTCCAGCCGCGAGTTGAAAAACCCGTTCAGGTGGACGAAGTGGGGGCTCACCGTCAGGTTGCGGGCTTCCCAGGGGAAAATGGACGGCTGGCCCGCCAGGGAGCCGGCGGAGTTGAAGTTCACGGTGAAACCGGCCGCGGGAAGCTGGGTCCGGGCCATGAGGTAGGCGGACCCCGCGCCGGCGGGCCGGAAGATGGCGGCGCCGTTGGGCGGGATCGTGTCTTCCAGGTGGGTCTCGCTCCCGTCGGCGTAGTAAACGTAGAGATCAACCTCGTTGGCGAAGGCGTTGGGGTTCACGATGGTGACGTCCGTGTACTCGTCGCTCTCCGCCGTGAAGCGGGGGAAGTACAGGGTGGTGGCGGTGTCGGAGAGGGCCCCGGCGCCGTCCAGGCAGTCCATGACGTTGTTGTAGAAGCTCTCGGAGAGGAAGAAGCCCTGGACCCCGTACGGGTCGGGGTTGTCGGTTTCCACGAGGATCCACCCGTCGGCGGCGCCGCCGGGGAACTTGAACAGCTGGTCCACCTGGGCCGTGTACTGCTGGTAGGGCGCCAGGTCCACCACCGCCGGGTTGGACGCTCCCGTGCCGGCGGGGAGGGGGATGCCGTCGATGTCGAAGGCCGTGATCCGAAGCCACGAGTAGTAATTGGAGTTGCTGACGACGGCGATGCCCATGCCGTAGTCCGCGTTGATGGAGAGCCAGGGGAAGAGCAGCCGGTTCCGGA
The sequence above is a segment of the Acidobacteriota bacterium genome. Coding sequences within it:
- a CDS encoding pre-peptidase C-terminal domain-containing protein is translated as MKLRTSLTLCALLLFTVSCPAFVLQTSVSTLDDQTRFVHWGALPVDFLVDGGTLHGGDGLPLVVASVNTWDDVPEARQLTGNLYVSSVNFTLDNLGIDYGVINDGVNEIVFDETGQVLDYFGLDPNTVAGVGIVIENTETQRITDAMLVMNGLFGSSAALDLQSTLTHELGHVWGLGHTFVGAVNLANTAPGAFAIDPFYIPTMYPWENPVDDRWGRTLEYDDMSAVSLLYPETIYNPPYHIPWGSELGTIRGRIFYNGQIPLTAVHVRVVKKSDIDLQVACLSGFRADGSGEFEISGLPPGEYHLVVEAIDGRDGIWAPVIEDDGIGACCIWGFTETTLLNAAWVNIAQTVNLPRFDINQLPLGDNDTVEFGFPDGFNFTFAGRTCRRVFLCSNGYVTLNRFEDPDPAYTLAGADIHDFLSRPMPKIAPLKCDLNPQGNTHFLVDAKVSAGQVTFSWHNVPVVGQGTIPVTADLVLHGNGDFRFTYGETGAVTALVGYTGGVYDTGGLETSFPLHAYANGTLPSSTPVALFEILNPSPLRNKYLHFPKPATSPIPVRNRLLFPWLSINADYGMGIAVVSNSNYYSWLRITAFDIDGIPLPAGTGASNPAVVDLAPYQQYTAQVDQLFKFPGGAADGWILVETDNPDPYGVQGFFLSESFYNNVMDCLDGAGALSDTATTLYFPRFTAESDEYTDVTIVNPNAFANEVDLYVYYADGSETHLEDTIPPNGAAIFRPAGAGSAYLMARTQLPAAGFTVNFNSAGSLAGQPSIFPWEARNLTVSPHFVHLNGFFNSRLDLVNPNDQTANLTVTLYNANGAPVGQPRSYAIPGWYNRVVDLTPAEFGFPSAGVTDGWVRVSSDRPLIGATTFGDPGYHLLQTTLPLQWHPLYYNLMSHVAQGMAGGIGYVTGLAVLSLETANAVRLDVWDPNGNRTDDQTVTEGAGQRRLGLLNEWITDGPWPQIGGYLTVESGKGGYAYEIFSTTDSRFFSAVPAQRYLPIQDETDDANNGYRETPNVLSLFPVEVRGFVGPGDSGWFYFDIGGGYTDTVEDLYRFQVPRTGRYLLSLYPDSRYCDMDLYLFDTGWNVVGSALNGVPGPEYIEVELNAGTYTIGVSLLDIGWFRSNGYWLLVEPDAIN
- the purH gene encoding bifunctional phosphoribosylaminoimidazolecarboxamide formyltransferase/IMP cyclohydrolase, whose amino-acid sequence is MNRIRTALISLSDKRGLPDLARGLHALGVDLVSTGGTAAEIRRADVPVREVSELTGFPEILDGRVKTLHPNIHGGILARRDRPEDLWLLDRMGIAPIDLVAVNLYPFRETVEEGAGVEAVIEQVDIGGPCLLRASAKNFRHVTVVVDPADYPRVLAEIETGGGTTLQTRLELARKAFAHTSAYDAHIVEYYARLDCCDEKVAARAAEEGLPDCLHLVLQKYQDLRYGENPHQRGALYVDELEAWHRWSLPEQLHGKELSYNNLLDLDAAVGLVGDFTGCACTVVKHGNPCGAALGRDPGDAFLRALRTDPDSAFGSIVAFNRPVDEACAAEIARIFVEVAAAPAFTDGAREILCRRKNLRVLLCADAGSPRPAGLRVRTLAFGALVQEEDVVVPAPEDLRTVTRKTVPPELLDDLRFAWTCAKHVRSNAVVTARDGRLLGVGAGQMSRVDSARLSVSKSREPLAGAVMASDAFIPFRDTVDIAADAGVVAVIQTGGSIRDEEVIAAADERGIAMVFTGMRHFRH
- a CDS encoding DUF1737 domain-containing protein yields the protein MSRSYIVIQSSEQSDFEAQAENAIRAGYVPQGGVHTVFFQGPPERPYCYMYFQAMVYAPYLDALKKARKDQEKQARKGQAR